From a single Arachis hypogaea cultivar Tifrunner chromosome 3, arahy.Tifrunner.gnm2.J5K5, whole genome shotgun sequence genomic region:
- the LOC112788066 gene encoding uncharacterized protein C24B11.05 — MENGHQFQEVSKAKYDCLLFDLDDTLYPYSSGLSAQTAKNIEEYMLQKLGMEPAKLPEVNQSLYKIYGTTMAGLRAIGYDFDYDDFHRFVHGRLPYHLLKTDPVLRGILQSLPIRKVIFTNADHSHAVRALQRLGLEDCFERIISFDTLNPSNKINTLDVKNGSEYKPVSTGIFDFYEYVRHPGPDVILPKTPVVCKPFEDAFEKVFEIANIDPKRTLFFDDSTRNLLTAKRVGLHTVVVGTSVRTTGIDHALESIHNIREAFPELWEASEKHEIVKYKVAIETSVKA, encoded by the exons ATGGAAAATGGACATCAGTTCCAGGAGGTTTCAAAGGCAAAATATGACTGTCTTTTATTTG ATCTTGATGACACCCTTTATCCTTACAGTTCTGGGCTGTCGGCTCAGACAGCAAAGAACATTGAAG AGTATATGCTACAAAAGCTTGGTATGGAGCCTGCTAAACTCCCTGAAGTGAACCAATCATTATATAAGATTTATGGGACAACAATGGCCGGTCTGAGG GCAATTGGCTATGACTTTGACTATGATGACTTTCATAG ATTTGTTCATGGGAGATTGCCATATCACTTGCTGAAAACAGATCCagttctaaggggtattttgcaAAGCCTCCCTATTAGGAAAGTG ATTTTTACAAATGCAGACCATAGTCATGCAGTTCGGGCACTCCAAAGGCTTGGACTTGAGGATTGCTTTGAAAGAATCATAAGCTTTGATACTCTGAATCCCTCCAACAAGATCAATACACTTGATGTTAAAAATGGCAGCGAATACAAACCAGTTTCCACTGGAATTTTCGATTTCTACGAGTATGTGCGCCACCCAGGCCCTGACGTGATACTTCCAAAGACTCCAGTTGTTTGTAAACCCTTTGAAGATGCATTTGAGAAGGTTTTTGAGATAGCAAATATTGACCCTAAGAGAACA TTGTTCTTTGATGATAGTACCCGCAATTTACTGACAGCCAAACGCGTAGGCCTCCACACAGTTGTG GTTGGTACTTCCGTTCGAACTACAGGAATTGATCATGCTTTGGAAAGCATCCATAATATCAGGGAGGCATTTCCAGAACTCTGGGAAGCCAGCGAAAAGCATGAAATCGTCAAATATAAGGTTGCAATTGAGACATCAGTGAAAGCTTAG
- the LOC112788098 gene encoding ATP-dependent zinc metalloprotease FTSH 3, mitochondrial isoform X1, translating to MIFSRIGRSLSRSSRAKDYLRGDAKLGTLLGATRTNVHSEGMELGLGFFRGYVAHARARGNGILSSLPDFKCVAANPKIHYRLFSSEGPKKKTDYENFYPKEKKEIPKGEDKKHESKEESETNTDDHGSFQETFMKQVQNFITPLLVMGLFLGSFNFGPREQQQISFQEFKNKLLEPGLVDHIVVSNKSVAKIYVRNTPRNQTESEVIQGTLPAKGTGGQYKYYFNIGSVESFEEKLEEAQEALGIDPHDYVPVTYSSEMVWYQELMRFAPTLLLLGSLFYMGRRMQGGLGVGGGGGNKGARGIFNIGKAHVTKVDKNAKNKVFFKDVAGCDEAKQEIMEFVHFLKNPKKYEELGAKIPKGALLVGPPGTGKTLLAKATAGESGVPFLSISGSDFMEMFVGVGPSRVRNLFQEARQCAPSIIFIDEIDAIGRARGRGGFSGANDERESTLNQLLVEMDGFGTTAGVVVLAGTNRPDILDKALLRPGRFDRQISIDKPDIKGRDQIFQIYLKKIKLDHEPSFYSQRLAALTPGFAGADIANVCNEAALIAARGEETQVTMQHFEAAIDRIIGGLEKKNRVISKLERRTVAYHESGHAVAGWFLEHAEPLLKVTIVPRGTAALGFAQYVPNENLLMTKEQLFDMTCMTLGGRAAEQILVGRISTGAQNDLEKVTKMTYAQVAIYGFSDKVGLLSFPPREDSFEMSKPYSSKTAAIIDNEVREWVTKAYERTVELIEEHKEHVAEIAELLLEKEVLHQEDLVRVLGERPFKPAELTNYDRFKQGFQEVEEKVVERSTVENPEDSGGSSPLEPQVVPT from the exons ATGATTTTTTCAAGGATTGGGCGCTCACTCTCGCGCTCTTCACGCGCCAAA GATTATTTGCGCGGCGATGCGAAATTGGGAACCCTTCTCGGAGCTACGCGAACGAATGTGCATTCGGAAGGAATGGAGTTGggattagggttttttaggggctATGTTGCTCATGCTAGAGCTCGTGGAAACGGAATCCTTTCCAGTTTGCCTGATTTTAAGTGTGTTGCGGCAAACCCAAAGATTCATTACCGGTTGTTTTCCAGCGAAGGACCTAAGAAGAAGA CAGATTATGAGAACTTCTATCCCAAGGAGAAGAAGGAAATTCCAAAGGGGGAGGATAAAAAGCATGAGTCTAAAG AAGAGTCAGAGACAAACACAGATGATCATGGAAGTTTTCAAGAGACTTTCATGAAGCAAGTTCAAAATTTTATCACTCCTTTATTGGTGATGGGGCTATTTCTTGGATCATTTAATTTTGGTCCTCGTGAACAGCAACAG ATTAGCTTTCAGGAGTTTAAAAATAAGCTTTTGGAGCCAGGATTAGTAGACCATATTGTTGTGTCAAATAAGTCGGTTGCCAAAATATACGTGAGGAATACTCCTCGTAACCAAACGGAGAGTGAAGTTATCCAAGGAACCCTCCCCGCAAAGGGAACTGGTGggcaatataaatattatttcaaTATTGGAAGTGTGGAATCTTTTGAGGAGAAGTTAGAAGAAGCGCAAGAAGCACTAGGCATTGACCCCCATGATTATGTTCCTGTTACATATTCTTCTGAAATGGTTTGGTACCAGGAATTGATGAGGTTTGCTCCGACACTGTTGCTTTTGGGATCCCTCTTCTATATGGGAAGGAGAATGCAAGGTGGACTTGGTGTTGGCGGCGGTGGCGGTAATAAGGGTGCTCGTGGAATATTTAACATAGGGAAAGCCCATGTTACTAAAGTAGACAAGAATGCGAAAAATAAG GTTTTCTTTAAAGATGTTGCTGGTTGTGATGAGGCAAAGCAAGAAATTATGGAGTTTGTCCACTTCCTTAAGAACCCAAAGAAATATGAAGAACTAGGGGCAAAAATCCCCAAGGGTGCTCTCCTGGTTGGTCCTCCTGGCACAGGAAAAACCCTTTTAGCAAAAGCAACAGCAGGGGAATCTGGTGTTCCATTTCTTTCGATATCTGGTTCAGATTTTATGGAGATGTTTGTTGGTGTTGGACCATCTAGGGTAAGAAACTTGTTTCAGGAAGCAAGGCAGTGTGCCCCTAGTATTATATTTATTGACGAGATTGATGCAATTGGTCGAGCAAGGGGACGTGGAGGTTTCTCTGGTGCAAATGATGAACGTGAAAGTACATTAAATCAGTTACTGGTGGAGATGGATGGTTTTGGAACCACTGCTGGGGTGGTTGTACTTGCTGGAACAAATAGACCTGATATCTTGGACAAAGCTCTACTTAGGCCAGGGAGATTTGACCGCCAGATAAGCATTGATAAGCCCGATATTAAGGGTCGTGACCAGATATTTCAGATCTACTTGAAAAAGATCAAACTTGACCACGAGCCTTCATTTTATTCACAAAGGCTTGCAGCCCTTACACCAGGATTTGCGGGAGCAGACATTGCTAATGTTTGCAATGAAGCTGCGCTGATTGCTGCAAGGGGTGAGGAAACACAAGTGACAATGCAACATTTTGAAGCAGCTATTGATAGGATCATTGGTGGTTTGGAGAAGAAGAACAGG GTGATAAGCAAGCTGGAAAGACGTACTGTAGCTTACCATGAATCAGGTCATGCCGTTGCAGGCTGGTTCTTGGAACATGCCGAACCTTTGTTGAAAGTTACTATAGTTCCTCGTGGCACAGCAGCTCTTGGGTTTGCACAGTATGTTCCAAATGAGAACCTTCTGATGACAAAGGAGCAGCTTTTTGATATGACTTGTATGACACTAGGTGGTCGAGCTGCTGAGCAG ATTCTCGTAGGAAGAATCTCAACTGGTGCGCAGAATGACTTGGAAAAAGTGACCAAGATGACATATGCCCAAGTAGCAATCTATGGTTTTAGCGACAAAGTTGGCCTCCTCTCTTTCCCTCCAAGAGAGGATTCGTTTGAGATGAGTAAACCATACAGCAGCAAGACAGCTGCGATCATTGATAACGAAGTCCGGGAATGGGTGACCAAAGCTTATGAACGGACGGTAGAGCTCATCGAAGAACACAAGGAGCATGTTGCTGAGATTGCAGAGTTGCTTCTTGAAAAGGAAGTACTTCACCAGGAAGACCTTGTTCGAGTTCTCGGAGAGAGGCCATTCAAGCCTGCTGAACTCACCAATTATGATAGGTTCAAGCAAGGTTTTCAAGAGGTAGAGGAGAAGGTTGTAGAGAGAAGCACAGTAGAGAACCCTGAGGATAGTGGTGGTTCTTCACCCTTAGAGCCCCAGGTTGTTCCCACATAG
- the LOC112788098 gene encoding ATP-dependent zinc metalloprotease FTSH 3, mitochondrial isoform X2 yields MIFSRIGRSLSRSSRAKDYLRGDAKLGTLLGATRTNVHSEGMELGLGFFRGYVAHARARGNGILSSLPDFKCVAANPKIHYRLFSSEGPKKKNYENFYPKEKKEIPKGEDKKHESKEESETNTDDHGSFQETFMKQVQNFITPLLVMGLFLGSFNFGPREQQQISFQEFKNKLLEPGLVDHIVVSNKSVAKIYVRNTPRNQTESEVIQGTLPAKGTGGQYKYYFNIGSVESFEEKLEEAQEALGIDPHDYVPVTYSSEMVWYQELMRFAPTLLLLGSLFYMGRRMQGGLGVGGGGGNKGARGIFNIGKAHVTKVDKNAKNKVFFKDVAGCDEAKQEIMEFVHFLKNPKKYEELGAKIPKGALLVGPPGTGKTLLAKATAGESGVPFLSISGSDFMEMFVGVGPSRVRNLFQEARQCAPSIIFIDEIDAIGRARGRGGFSGANDERESTLNQLLVEMDGFGTTAGVVVLAGTNRPDILDKALLRPGRFDRQISIDKPDIKGRDQIFQIYLKKIKLDHEPSFYSQRLAALTPGFAGADIANVCNEAALIAARGEETQVTMQHFEAAIDRIIGGLEKKNRVISKLERRTVAYHESGHAVAGWFLEHAEPLLKVTIVPRGTAALGFAQYVPNENLLMTKEQLFDMTCMTLGGRAAEQILVGRISTGAQNDLEKVTKMTYAQVAIYGFSDKVGLLSFPPREDSFEMSKPYSSKTAAIIDNEVREWVTKAYERTVELIEEHKEHVAEIAELLLEKEVLHQEDLVRVLGERPFKPAELTNYDRFKQGFQEVEEKVVERSTVENPEDSGGSSPLEPQVVPT; encoded by the exons ATGATTTTTTCAAGGATTGGGCGCTCACTCTCGCGCTCTTCACGCGCCAAA GATTATTTGCGCGGCGATGCGAAATTGGGAACCCTTCTCGGAGCTACGCGAACGAATGTGCATTCGGAAGGAATGGAGTTGggattagggttttttaggggctATGTTGCTCATGCTAGAGCTCGTGGAAACGGAATCCTTTCCAGTTTGCCTGATTTTAAGTGTGTTGCGGCAAACCCAAAGATTCATTACCGGTTGTTTTCCAGCGAAGGACCTAAGAAGAAGA ATTATGAGAACTTCTATCCCAAGGAGAAGAAGGAAATTCCAAAGGGGGAGGATAAAAAGCATGAGTCTAAAG AAGAGTCAGAGACAAACACAGATGATCATGGAAGTTTTCAAGAGACTTTCATGAAGCAAGTTCAAAATTTTATCACTCCTTTATTGGTGATGGGGCTATTTCTTGGATCATTTAATTTTGGTCCTCGTGAACAGCAACAG ATTAGCTTTCAGGAGTTTAAAAATAAGCTTTTGGAGCCAGGATTAGTAGACCATATTGTTGTGTCAAATAAGTCGGTTGCCAAAATATACGTGAGGAATACTCCTCGTAACCAAACGGAGAGTGAAGTTATCCAAGGAACCCTCCCCGCAAAGGGAACTGGTGggcaatataaatattatttcaaTATTGGAAGTGTGGAATCTTTTGAGGAGAAGTTAGAAGAAGCGCAAGAAGCACTAGGCATTGACCCCCATGATTATGTTCCTGTTACATATTCTTCTGAAATGGTTTGGTACCAGGAATTGATGAGGTTTGCTCCGACACTGTTGCTTTTGGGATCCCTCTTCTATATGGGAAGGAGAATGCAAGGTGGACTTGGTGTTGGCGGCGGTGGCGGTAATAAGGGTGCTCGTGGAATATTTAACATAGGGAAAGCCCATGTTACTAAAGTAGACAAGAATGCGAAAAATAAG GTTTTCTTTAAAGATGTTGCTGGTTGTGATGAGGCAAAGCAAGAAATTATGGAGTTTGTCCACTTCCTTAAGAACCCAAAGAAATATGAAGAACTAGGGGCAAAAATCCCCAAGGGTGCTCTCCTGGTTGGTCCTCCTGGCACAGGAAAAACCCTTTTAGCAAAAGCAACAGCAGGGGAATCTGGTGTTCCATTTCTTTCGATATCTGGTTCAGATTTTATGGAGATGTTTGTTGGTGTTGGACCATCTAGGGTAAGAAACTTGTTTCAGGAAGCAAGGCAGTGTGCCCCTAGTATTATATTTATTGACGAGATTGATGCAATTGGTCGAGCAAGGGGACGTGGAGGTTTCTCTGGTGCAAATGATGAACGTGAAAGTACATTAAATCAGTTACTGGTGGAGATGGATGGTTTTGGAACCACTGCTGGGGTGGTTGTACTTGCTGGAACAAATAGACCTGATATCTTGGACAAAGCTCTACTTAGGCCAGGGAGATTTGACCGCCAGATAAGCATTGATAAGCCCGATATTAAGGGTCGTGACCAGATATTTCAGATCTACTTGAAAAAGATCAAACTTGACCACGAGCCTTCATTTTATTCACAAAGGCTTGCAGCCCTTACACCAGGATTTGCGGGAGCAGACATTGCTAATGTTTGCAATGAAGCTGCGCTGATTGCTGCAAGGGGTGAGGAAACACAAGTGACAATGCAACATTTTGAAGCAGCTATTGATAGGATCATTGGTGGTTTGGAGAAGAAGAACAGG GTGATAAGCAAGCTGGAAAGACGTACTGTAGCTTACCATGAATCAGGTCATGCCGTTGCAGGCTGGTTCTTGGAACATGCCGAACCTTTGTTGAAAGTTACTATAGTTCCTCGTGGCACAGCAGCTCTTGGGTTTGCACAGTATGTTCCAAATGAGAACCTTCTGATGACAAAGGAGCAGCTTTTTGATATGACTTGTATGACACTAGGTGGTCGAGCTGCTGAGCAG ATTCTCGTAGGAAGAATCTCAACTGGTGCGCAGAATGACTTGGAAAAAGTGACCAAGATGACATATGCCCAAGTAGCAATCTATGGTTTTAGCGACAAAGTTGGCCTCCTCTCTTTCCCTCCAAGAGAGGATTCGTTTGAGATGAGTAAACCATACAGCAGCAAGACAGCTGCGATCATTGATAACGAAGTCCGGGAATGGGTGACCAAAGCTTATGAACGGACGGTAGAGCTCATCGAAGAACACAAGGAGCATGTTGCTGAGATTGCAGAGTTGCTTCTTGAAAAGGAAGTACTTCACCAGGAAGACCTTGTTCGAGTTCTCGGAGAGAGGCCATTCAAGCCTGCTGAACTCACCAATTATGATAGGTTCAAGCAAGGTTTTCAAGAGGTAGAGGAGAAGGTTGTAGAGAGAAGCACAGTAGAGAACCCTGAGGATAGTGGTGGTTCTTCACCCTTAGAGCCCCAGGTTGTTCCCACATAG
- the LOC112769288 gene encoding uncharacterized protein C24B11.05, whose amino-acid sequence MEENNGHDLFHEASKAKYDCLLFDLDDTLYPFSSGMTVQIGEKVIEYVVQKIGIEDVSKVRELCLALYKTYGTVLAGFKAFGHDFDNEEFNSFVHEALPYDDVLKPDPILKDILQNLPLRKIIFTNADNAHAVRVLKRLGLEDCFERIIDFDTLNSSNNNIMDPAHDYQHGIDGESKPVSARICEIYEYMKNPPDSSYIDTVLPRTPVVCKPFEYAFQKLFKIANIDPQRTLFFDDSIRNLLMAKSFGIHTVAVGTCIETAGVDHSLKSIHDIRNAFPELWEQRP is encoded by the exons ATGGAAGAAAATAATGGACATGATCTGTTCCATGAAGCTTCAAAGGCTAAGTACGATTGTCTTTTGTTTG atcttgATGACACCCTTTATCCTTTTAGTTCTGGTATGACAGTCCAGATCGGAGAAAAAGTTATAG AGTATGTGGTACAAAAGATTGGTATAGAAGATGTGTCTAAGGTCCGTGAATTGTGCCTTGCGTTATATAAGACTTATGGAACAGTATTGGCTGGTTTCAAG GCATTTGGACATGATTTTGACAATGAAGAGTTTAATAG TTTTGTACATGAGGCATTGCCATATGATGATGTACTGAAACCAGACCCTATTCTAAAGGACATTTTACAAAACCTGCCTCTCAGAAAGATT ATTTTTACGAACGCAGATAATGCTCATGCCGTCAGAGTGCTTAAAAGGCTTGGACTAGAGGACTGCTTTGAGAGAATCATAGACTTTGATACTTTGAATTCCTCCAATAATAACATAATGGATCCTGCTCATGATTACCAACATGGCATTGATGGTGAATCAAAGCCAGTTAGTGCAAGAATATGTGAGATTTATGAGTATATGAAAAACCCTCCTGATTCTTCTTATATAGACACGGTGCTTCCTAGGACCCCGGTTGTCTGCAAGCCCTTTGAATATGCATTTCAAAAGCTTTTCAAGATTGCTAATATTGACCCTCAAAGAACA CTGTTCTTTGATGATAGTATCCGCAACTTACTGATGGCCAAAAGCTTTGGCATTCACACTGTCGCA GTGGGTACTTGTATTGAAACTGCAGGAGTAGATCATTCATTGAAGAGCATCCATGATATCAGGAACGCATTTCCAGAGCTCTGGGAACAACGCCCATGA
- the LOC112788082 gene encoding uncharacterized protein codes for MDQFGMGDYYISEEDEEVYVNHDEEGGEEEEDYAFKNYYHCYPVSSTEKSNLESGNKIIMPPSALNILYAGVEYPMLFEMRHLSNGKFSHCGVLEFTAEEGKICVPSWMMKNMQLEDGDLVLLKSTTLVKGTYLKLQPHTKDFMDLSNIKAMLEINLRSFSCVTTGDTIMIPYNNKEYYIDVIETKPSHAISLVETDCEVDFAPPLDYKEEVKKQLPSTSSDKKQQQEADDTDILIKIGEFAPFSGSARRLDGKPSTPSDKQVSSSSCMAKQQGDNKHKSSDSKSSSNTTTSGKLLFGLRPHKASQKSTNQDKAEITQKPQEPKFQAFTGKKYSLRS; via the exons ATGGACCAATTTGGCATG GGTGATTACTACATCagcgaagaagatgaagaagtctACGTGAATCATGATGAGGAGGGcggcgaggaggaggaggattatgcttttaaaaattattaccaCTGTTACCCTGTTTCTTCCACTGAAAAG tCAAATTTGGAATCGGGCAATAAGA TTATCATGCCCCCTTCAGCACTTAATATTT TGTATGCTGGAGTGGAATACCCTATGTTATTTGAAATGAGACATCTTTCTAACGGAAAATTTTCTCACTGTGGAGTCCTAGAATTCACTGCTGAAGAGGGAAAAATTTGTGTACCGAGTTGG ATGATGAAAAACATGCAGCTGGAAGATGGAGATCTTGTGCTTCTGAAAAGCACCACACTTGTAAAAGGAACATACCTCAAGTTGCAGCCTCACACAAAGGATTTCATGGATCTCTCAAATATAAAAGCAAT GCTGGAGATTAATCTGAGGAGCTTCTCATGTGTAACAACTGGTGAcacaataatgattccatacaacaacaaagagtactacatcgATGTGATTGAAACCAAGCCATCTCATGCTATCAGCCTCGTTGAAACAGACTGTGAAGTTGATTTTGCTCCACCTCTTGATTATAAAGAAGAAGTTAAGAAACAGTTGCCATCTACTTCATCTGACAAGAAACAACAGCAAGAAG CTGATGACACTGACATTCTAATAAAGATTGGAGAGTTTGCACCATTCTCTGGTTCTGCAAGGCGTTTAGATGGTAAGCCATCCACACCATCAGATAAACaagtttcttcttcctcttgtatGGCAAAACAGCAAGGTGACAATAAACACAAGAGTTCTGATTCCAAGTCTTCATCGAATACTACAACTTCTGGGAAGCTTCTCTTTGGGTTAAGACCACACAAG GCCTCTCAGAAATCCACTAATCAAGACAAGGCAGAAATAACCCAAAAGCCACAAGAACCAAAGTTCCAAGCTTTCACAGGAAAAAAGTATTCACTAAGGAGTTGA
- the LOC112788034 gene encoding scarecrow-like protein 30, whose amino-acid sequence MISADSRTENYAGFVYENGPMSVFSNSNNHQNPGNVFKFEDSSSNHAESPTSDDPDGTNNGESHAESTKHSNPILRYISEILLDEEDDLQQKPCMLHDCLKLQAAEKGFYDAIGRSYPSSPSKIYGGFGDDCHDPDDSNFGRTTSSESNSSSYNTSENSCESDWFNGWGDFESKFLQNSLIESPEMKNSYEVLGLGNSQIRDSHGSVYFQNGTLHNIIPDMLPSITGGGSGRSREKRSHHVDDGTQEGERGNKLSAVYADESEPLEMFDAVLLCQDGKSPAIFCGDRESDSGGSNVKASRSKKGANKGGATNKGGTISTTVDLWSLLTQCAQAVASYDQRSANEILKQIRQNSPASGDGLQRLAKYFADGLESRLAAGTPKYILLQSASAADMLKAYKVYITAIPFQRMSNFLANRTILKLAQNESSLHIIDFGIFYGFQWPCLIQRLSERPGGPPRLRITGIDLPQPGFRPAERVEETGRRLKNYCKRFGVPFEYNCLAQKWETIQLEDLNIDRNEVTVVNCLYRLKNLSDETVTANCPRDAVLRLIRRINPNIFIHGVVNGTYNAPFFLTRFREALFHFSALFDMFEATVPRDNPHRLMFEQGLFGRDAINVIACEGAERVERPETYKQWQVRNRRAGFKQLAIAPELLNRVKGMVKKEYHKDFVVDEDGKWVLQGWKGRILHALSPWVPA is encoded by the coding sequence ATGATCTCTGCAGATTCTCGTACGGAGAATTATGCTGGTTTCGTATATGAGAATGGTCCTATGTCGGTGTTCTCCAATAGTAATAATCATCAGAACCCTGGAAATGTGTTCAAGTTTGAAGATTCATCTTCAAATCATGCAGAATCTCCTACTAGTGATGATCCTGATGGCACAAATAATGGAGAATCACACGCAGAGAGTACTAAGCACTCAAACCCTATTCTCAGATACATAAGTGAGATTCTGTTGGATGAGGAAGATGATTTGCAGCAAAAGCCCTGTATGTTGCATGATTGTTTGAAGCTCCAGGCTGCCGAGAAGGGGTTCTACGACGCCATCGGCCGCAGCTACCCTTCGTCGCCGTCAAAGATCTATGGTGGTTTTGGGGATGATTGCCATGATCCTGATGATAGTAATTTTGGTAGAACAACTAGCTCTGAGAGCAATAGTAGCAGCTACAACACTAGTGAAAATTCATGTGAGTCTGATTGGTTCAATGGATGGGGTGATTTTGAGTCCAAATTCCTTCAAAACTCTCTGATTGAGTCCCCAGAAATGAAGAACTCCTATGAGGTTTTAGGGTTAGGTAATTCTCAAATTAGGGATTCGCATGGTTCTGTCTATTTTCAAAATGGAACCTTGCACAACATAATTCCAGATATGCTGCCATCGATTACTGGAGGAGGTAGTGGTAGATCAAGGGAAAAGAGGAGCCATCATGTAGATGATGGCACACAAGAAGGGGAGAGAGGAAACAAGCTCTCAGCTGTGTATGCCGATGAGTCGGAGCCATTGGAGATGTTTGATGCAGTGCTGCTTTGTCAGGATGGCAAGAGTCCTGCCATTTTTTGTGGCGACCGCGAATCCGACTCGGGTGGATCTAATGTGAAGGCAAGCCGTTCGAAGAAAGGTGCGAACAAGGGTGGAGCTACCAACAAAGGGGGCACCATAAGTACAACAGTTGATTTATGGAGTCTCCTAACTCAATGTGCACAAGCTGTGGCAAGCTATGATCAGAGGAGTGCGAATGAGATACTCAAGCAGATAAGGCAGAACTCTCCGGCTTCTGGCGATGGGTTGCAGCGTTTGGCTAAGTACTTCGCCGATGGCCTTGAGTCGAGATTAGCTGCCGGGACACCCAAGTATATCCTCCTTCAGTCAGCATCTGCTGCAGATATGTTAAAGGCATACAAAGTTTACATCACAGCCATCCCATTTCAAAGGATGTCAAATTTCTTGGCTAATAGGACTATTCTGAAGCTAGCACAGAATGAAAGCAGTCTTCACATTATTGACTTTgggattttctatggtttccAGTGGCCTTGCCTCATCCAGCGCCTTTCAGAAAGACCTGGAGGGCCTCCTAGGCTTCGGATCACTGGAATTGATCTTCCTCAGCCTGGATTCAGGCCTGCAGAAAGGGTTGAGGAGACCGGGCGACGCTTGAAAAACTATTGCAAgaggtttggggtcccatttgAGTACAATTGCCTTGCACAGAAGTGGGAAACCATACAACTCGAAGATCTCAATATCGACAGGAATGAAGTGACTGTGGTTAACTGTCTATACAGATTGAAGAACCTGTCTGATGAGACTGTGACCGCGAACTGTCCAAGGGATGCCGTGTTAAGGTTGATCAGGAGGATAAATCCAAACATCTTTATTCATGGTGTGGTCAATGGCACTTACAATGCCCCATTTTTCTTGACTCGATTCAGGGAGGCGCTCTTCCACTTCTCGGCATTGTTTGACATGTTTGAGGCCACTGTGCCACGCGACAATCCACATAGGCTGATGTTTGAGCAGGGGTTGTTTGGAAGGGATGCCATCAATGTCATAGCATGTGAAGGGGCTGAAAGAGTAGAAAGGCCAGAGACCTATAAGCAGTGGCAAGTTAGGAACAGAAGAGCAGGGTTCAAGCAACTTGCAATTGCACCAGAACTGTTAAATAGAGTCAAAGGAATGGTGAAGAAGGAATATCACAAAGATTTTGTAGTGGATGAAGATGGAAAATGGGTCTTGCAAGGATGGAAAGGGAGAATTCTCCATGCGCTCTCTCCTTGGGTTCCTGCTTAA